The Glycine soja cultivar W05 chromosome 8, ASM419377v2, whole genome shotgun sequence genome has a window encoding:
- the LOC114421867 gene encoding BTB/POZ domain-containing protein DOT3-like isoform X1, with amino-acid sequence MKSLQVGQAQQDSDGSDKVSDKSIVVPNKFIAIADSFKGEHSWFIAPQIPTDFSIQVQETTYNVHKYPLISKCGYIGRLEIQPLISNSGNVLNLENFPGGSETFETILKFCYGLPIDFSPDNIAALRCASEFLEMTEELEDGNLISKSEAFLTFVVLSSWKDTITVLKSSENLSPWAENLQIVRRCCDSIAWKASKDELTSEDAAPNQESWWFNDVAAFRIDHFMRIISAIRAKGTKPETIGKCIMQYAKRWLPGMEVELEGLRGYGHEKCNLQFSIFSGKKKESSGNSKEQRTIIESLISIIPPQQDAVSCKFMLQLLKMAMMYSVSPALTTDLEKRVSLVLEDAEVSDLLIPRYQNGDQGKTVICMTNSSEECTMLDIDVVQRIVEYFLMHEQQQIQQQQKTRKFNISRLLDNYLAEIARDPNLSITKFQVFAELLPENTRSYDDGLYRAIDTYLKTQPSLTEHDRKRLCKIMNCEKLSLDACLHAAQNERLPLRTVVQVLFSEQVKMRAAMHEKEPAQIGIQSEQEENQTSATMDIKALKAELENVKSQMVELQNDYCELQQEYEKLSNKPKNSSGWSLNWRKIKNSLHTKPAGVEIGDRQDAPKSPNTILRRLNPRRRLSMS; translated from the exons ATGAAGTCCCTTCAAGTAGGGCAAGCACAACAAGACTCCGATGGAAGTGATAAGGTTTCAGACAAAAGCATTGTAGTTCCCAACAAATTCATCGCAATAGCTGATAGCTTCAAAGGAGAACATTCATG GTTCATTGCTCCTCAAATCCCAACAGATTTTTCAATTCAAGTCCAGGAAACCACTTATAATGTTCACAAG TACCCCTTGATATCAAAGTGCGGTTACATAGGACGATTGGAAATTCAGCCTTTGATATCAAATTCTGGCAATGTGCTCAACCTTGAAAACTTCCCAGGTGGATCTGAAACATTTGAAACAATTCTAAAGTTCTGTTATGGCCTCCCTATAGACTTCAGCCCAGATAACATAGCTGCACTAAGATGTGCATCAGAGTTCCTAGAGATGACTGAAGAACTAGAAGATGGAAACCTCATTTCTAAGAGTGAAGCTTTCCTCACCTTTGTTGTGCTTTCTTCATGGAAAGACACTATCACTGTTCTGAAATCATCTGAAAACCTATCTCCATGGGCTGAAAACCTCCAAATTGTAAGAAGATGCTGTGATTCCATTGCATGGAAAGCTTCTAAAGATGAGCTCACAAGCGAGGATGCAGCACCTAATCAAGAAAGCTGGTGGTTCAACGATGTGGCCGCCTTCCGCATTGATCATTTTATGCGGATCATTTCTGCAATAAGGGCAAAGGGAACCAAACCAGAGACCATTGGTAAATGTATCATGCAATATGCCAAGAGATGGCTGCCGGGAATGGAGGTGGAGTTAGAAGGGCTAAGAGGATATGGGCATGAAAAGTGTAACCTACAGTTCAGTATTTTTAgtgggaagaagaaagaaagcagTGGAAACAGCAAGGAGCAAAGAACAATTATTGAAAGCCTAATAAGCATTATTCCTCCTCAGCAAGATGCAGTCTCGTGTAAGTTCATGTTGCAGTTGTTAAAGATGGCCATGATGTATTCTGTATCACCAGCTCTCACAACAGACCTTGAAAAGAGAGTGAGTTTGGTGTTGGAAGATGCTGAGGTGAGTGATCTTCTAATTCCAAGATATCAAAATGGAGATCAAGGCAAAACGGTCAT TTGCATGACTAATTCATCTGAAGAATGCACCATGCTAGACATAGATGTAGTGCAACGAATTGTGGAATACTTCTTGATGCATGAACAACAGCAGATTCAACAGCAACAGAAGACTAGGAAATTCAATATTAGTAGGCTCTTGGATAATTACCTAGCTGAAATTGCAAGAGATCCAAATCTTTCAATTACCAAGTTCCAAGTTTTTGCTGAATTGCTACCAGAAAATACTCGATCATATGATGATGGCCTATATAGAGCCATTGACACCTACCTCAAG ACCCAGCCTTCACTGACCGAGCATGACCGTAAAAGACTCTGCAAAATCATGAACTGTGAAAAACTCTCACTTGATGCATGCCTGCATGCTGCACAAAATGAGAGATTGCCCCTAAGAACTGTTGTCCAG GTTCTATTTTCAGAGCAAGTAAAGATGAGGGCAGCAATGCATGAGAAAGAGCCAGCACAAATTGGAATCCAATCTGAACAAGAAGAAAACCAGACATCTGCAACTATGGACATTAAGGCACTCAAAGCAGAACTTGAGAATGTAAAGTCCCAAATGGTAGAACTGCAGAATGACTATTGTGAATTACAACAGGAGTATGAAAAGTTAAGCAACAAGCCAAAGAATTCATCAGGCTGGAGTTTAAATTGGCGGAAGATTAAGAACTCCTTACATACAAAACCAGCAGGAGTTGAAATTGGAGACAGACAGGATGCACCCAAGTCACCAAACACCATTCTACGTAGACTAAACCCTAGAAGAAGGCTCTCCATGTCTtaa
- the LOC114421867 gene encoding BTB/POZ domain-containing protein DOT3-like isoform X2, with translation MSNQVWFIAPQIPTDFSIQVQETTYNVHKYPLISKCGYIGRLEIQPLISNSGNVLNLENFPGGSETFETILKFCYGLPIDFSPDNIAALRCASEFLEMTEELEDGNLISKSEAFLTFVVLSSWKDTITVLKSSENLSPWAENLQIVRRCCDSIAWKASKDELTSEDAAPNQESWWFNDVAAFRIDHFMRIISAIRAKGTKPETIGKCIMQYAKRWLPGMEVELEGLRGYGHEKCNLQFSIFSGKKKESSGNSKEQRTIIESLISIIPPQQDAVSCKFMLQLLKMAMMYSVSPALTTDLEKRVSLVLEDAEVSDLLIPRYQNGDQGKTVICMTNSSEECTMLDIDVVQRIVEYFLMHEQQQIQQQQKTRKFNISRLLDNYLAEIARDPNLSITKFQVFAELLPENTRSYDDGLYRAIDTYLKTQPSLTEHDRKRLCKIMNCEKLSLDACLHAAQNERLPLRTVVQVLFSEQVKMRAAMHEKEPAQIGIQSEQEENQTSATMDIKALKAELENVKSQMVELQNDYCELQQEYEKLSNKPKNSSGWSLNWRKIKNSLHTKPAGVEIGDRQDAPKSPNTILRRLNPRRRLSMS, from the exons atGTCCAACCAAGTATG GTTCATTGCTCCTCAAATCCCAACAGATTTTTCAATTCAAGTCCAGGAAACCACTTATAATGTTCACAAG TACCCCTTGATATCAAAGTGCGGTTACATAGGACGATTGGAAATTCAGCCTTTGATATCAAATTCTGGCAATGTGCTCAACCTTGAAAACTTCCCAGGTGGATCTGAAACATTTGAAACAATTCTAAAGTTCTGTTATGGCCTCCCTATAGACTTCAGCCCAGATAACATAGCTGCACTAAGATGTGCATCAGAGTTCCTAGAGATGACTGAAGAACTAGAAGATGGAAACCTCATTTCTAAGAGTGAAGCTTTCCTCACCTTTGTTGTGCTTTCTTCATGGAAAGACACTATCACTGTTCTGAAATCATCTGAAAACCTATCTCCATGGGCTGAAAACCTCCAAATTGTAAGAAGATGCTGTGATTCCATTGCATGGAAAGCTTCTAAAGATGAGCTCACAAGCGAGGATGCAGCACCTAATCAAGAAAGCTGGTGGTTCAACGATGTGGCCGCCTTCCGCATTGATCATTTTATGCGGATCATTTCTGCAATAAGGGCAAAGGGAACCAAACCAGAGACCATTGGTAAATGTATCATGCAATATGCCAAGAGATGGCTGCCGGGAATGGAGGTGGAGTTAGAAGGGCTAAGAGGATATGGGCATGAAAAGTGTAACCTACAGTTCAGTATTTTTAgtgggaagaagaaagaaagcagTGGAAACAGCAAGGAGCAAAGAACAATTATTGAAAGCCTAATAAGCATTATTCCTCCTCAGCAAGATGCAGTCTCGTGTAAGTTCATGTTGCAGTTGTTAAAGATGGCCATGATGTATTCTGTATCACCAGCTCTCACAACAGACCTTGAAAAGAGAGTGAGTTTGGTGTTGGAAGATGCTGAGGTGAGTGATCTTCTAATTCCAAGATATCAAAATGGAGATCAAGGCAAAACGGTCAT TTGCATGACTAATTCATCTGAAGAATGCACCATGCTAGACATAGATGTAGTGCAACGAATTGTGGAATACTTCTTGATGCATGAACAACAGCAGATTCAACAGCAACAGAAGACTAGGAAATTCAATATTAGTAGGCTCTTGGATAATTACCTAGCTGAAATTGCAAGAGATCCAAATCTTTCAATTACCAAGTTCCAAGTTTTTGCTGAATTGCTACCAGAAAATACTCGATCATATGATGATGGCCTATATAGAGCCATTGACACCTACCTCAAG ACCCAGCCTTCACTGACCGAGCATGACCGTAAAAGACTCTGCAAAATCATGAACTGTGAAAAACTCTCACTTGATGCATGCCTGCATGCTGCACAAAATGAGAGATTGCCCCTAAGAACTGTTGTCCAG GTTCTATTTTCAGAGCAAGTAAAGATGAGGGCAGCAATGCATGAGAAAGAGCCAGCACAAATTGGAATCCAATCTGAACAAGAAGAAAACCAGACATCTGCAACTATGGACATTAAGGCACTCAAAGCAGAACTTGAGAATGTAAAGTCCCAAATGGTAGAACTGCAGAATGACTATTGTGAATTACAACAGGAGTATGAAAAGTTAAGCAACAAGCCAAAGAATTCATCAGGCTGGAGTTTAAATTGGCGGAAGATTAAGAACTCCTTACATACAAAACCAGCAGGAGTTGAAATTGGAGACAGACAGGATGCACCCAAGTCACCAAACACCATTCTACGTAGACTAAACCCTAGAAGAAGGCTCTCCATGTCTtaa
- the LOC114421868 gene encoding uncharacterized protein LOC114421868, with product MAHITNLPMTPLMPASTSSNNIKEIAFKTAPSASKVEIKRFLETFYGFEVEKVRTLNMKGKKKRYAGSLVAKPDYKKAYVTLKKPLSFSQNPYPFGSTVEDKKKENMLTTTHY from the coding sequence ATGGCACACATCACAAACCTTCCCATGACGCCACTGATGCCGGCCAGCACTTCCTCAAACAACATCAAAGAAATCGCGTTTAAGACTGCTCCTTCAGCTTCCAAGGTCGAAATCAAGCGTTTCCTCGAAACCTTCTACGGGTTCGAGGTCGAAAAGGTGCGAACTCTGAACATGAAGGGCAAGAAGAAGCGTTACGCGGGATCGTTGGTAGCAAAACCCGATTACAAGAAGGCCTACGTCACCCTCAAGAAACCACTTTCCTTCTCTCAGAACCCTTACCCCTTTGGTTCCACCGTAGAAGACAAGAAGAAAGAGAATATGTTGACCACTACTCACTACTAA
- the LOC114421869 gene encoding UDP-N-acetylglucosamine transporter ROCK1-like, which yields MAPPAPPKSSQGQVMNNARIHFFSILLALQYGAQPLISKRFIRREVIVTSSVLTCELAKVICAVFFMAKDGSLRKLYKEWTLVGALTASGLPAAIYALQNSLLQISYKNLDSLTFSMLNQTKIFFTALFAYFILRQKQSIEQIGALFLLIVAAVLLSVGEGSTKGSAIGNADQILFYGIIPVLVASVLSGLASSLCQWASQVKKHSSYLMTIEMSIVGSLCLLASTLKSPDGEAMRQHGFFYGWTPLTLIPVIFNALGGILVGLVTSHAGGVRKGFVIVSALLITALLQFIFDGKTPSLYCLLALPLVVTSISIYQKYPYQVKKKES from the exons ATGGCGCCACCGGCACCACCCAAGTCAAGTCAGGGTCAGGTGATGAATAATGCAAGGATTCACTTCTTTTCCATTCTCCTCGCTCTCCAATACGGTGCTCAACCTTTGATCTCCAAACGCTTCATCAG ACGTGAAGTTATTGTGACTTCATCTGTTTTGACTTGTGAGCTTGCAAAG GTTATATGTGCAGTGTTTTTTATGGCAAAAGATGGTAGTCTGAGGAAATTGTATAAAGAGTGGACTTTGGTTGGTGCGTTGACTGCATCAGGACTTCCTGCAGCTATATATGCATTGCAAAATAGTTTGCTGCAAATTTCTTACAAGAATCTTGATTCACTCACATTCTCAATGCTGAATCAgaccaaaatatttttcaccgcgCTCTTTGCATATTTCATATTGAG GCAAAAACAATCGATTGAGCAAATTGGAGCCTTGTTCTTGTTAATAGTTGCGGCAGTTCTTTTAAGTGTTGGCGAAGGCTCTACCAAAGGTTCTGCTATTGGCAATGCTgatcaaattttattctatggAATTATTCCTGTATTAGTTGCTTCAGTGCTCTCTGGATTGGCTTCATCCTTGTGTCAATGGGCCTCTCAG GTTAAGAAACACTCATCATACTTGATGACTATAGAAATGTCTATTGTTGGAAGTCTATGTTTGCTTGCCAGTACTTTGAAATCTCCAGATGGGGAAGCTATGAGACAACATGggtttttctatggttggaCTCCTCTTACTTTG ATCCCAGTAATTTTCAATGCCCTTGGAGGAATTCTTGTCGGTTTAGTTACAAGCCATGCTGGTGGTGTTCGGAAG GGGTTTGTCATTGTTTCTGCTTTACTCATTACAGCATTGCTACAGTTTATTTTCGATGGAAAGACACCTTCATTGTATTGCCTTTTGGCTCTTCCACTAGTGGTCACTAGCATTTCAATATACCAGAAATACCCCTACCAGGTTAAGAAGAAGGAGTCATAG
- the LOC114421870 gene encoding uncharacterized protein LOC114421870 isoform X2, protein MGKKQSFRSKAAYFVSDLTTGLLNPISDNNNNNNKPPSLPPSGEEEKEDVGESKGGSDDVIIDGPDTSSFTAFLYSLLSTSDSGDKVGEADKKNDDEVAGDDSLLSDSATKESFVVKKSLFSRSKHSLGRAIHQMGGFSNRDSNYTDEGGVEMKRIVKEPLAVAVSGVGDHLPQISEPSMLVSEGVRNAVYASLPALIRGRKWFMLYSTWKHGISLSTLYRRSMLCPGMSLLVVGDRKGAVFGGLVEAPLRPSNKRKYQGTNNSFVFTNTSGCPVIYHPTGVNRYFTLCTTDFLAIGGGSHFALYLEGDLLNGSSSVSETYGNPCLAHSQEFEVKEVELWGFVFPSKYEEIVELSRTEAPGICR, encoded by the exons ATGGGTAAAAAGCAATCTTTTCGGAGCAAAGCAGCCTACTTCGTTTCTGATCTCACCACTGGTCTTCTCAACCCTATTtctgacaacaacaacaacaacaacaaacccCCTTCTCTCCCTCCTTCC ggagaagaagaaaaagaagatgtGGGTGAGTCAAAGGGTGGTAGTGATGATGTGATAATTGATGGGCCTGATACTTCGTCCTTCACTGCGTTTCTCTATTCTCTGTTGTCTACTTCGGATTCCGGGGATAAAGTTGGTGAAGCTGATAAGAAGAATGATGATGAGGTGGCAGGTGATGACTCTTTACTATCAGACTCAGCCACGAAGGAAAGTTTTGTTGTGAAGAAAAGTTTGTTTTCCAGGAGCAAACATTCACTTGGTAGGGCCATTCACCAAATGGGTGGATTTAGCAACAGGGATAGCAATTACACCGACGAAGGTGGCGTTGAGATGAAGCGCATTGTGAAAGAGCCATTGGCTGTGGCTGTGTCTGGGGTTGGTGATCATCTGCCTCAAATTTCTGAGCCTTCAATGCTTGTTTCCGAGGGTGTGCGAAATGCGGTGTATGCTTCACTGCCGGCACTTATTCGTGGCCGGAAATGGTTTATGCTGTACAG CACTTGGAAACATGGTATATCACTTTCAACTCTTTACCGGCGAAGCATGCTTTGTCCTGGAATGAGCTTGCTG GTTGTTGGAGATCGTAAAGGGGCAGTGTTTGGTGGCTTGGTTGAAGCTCCTCTAAGACCATCCAACAAGAGAAAATACCAG GGAACAAACAATTCATTTGTTTTCACAAACACCTCTGGTTGTCCTGTTATATATCACCCAACAG GAGTAAACCGCTACTTCACACTTTGCACCACTGACTTCCTAGCAATTGGTGGCGGAAGTCATTTTGCACTTTATTTGGAGGGTGATCT ATTGAACGGATCAAGTTCGGTTTCAGAAACTTATGGGAATCCTTGCCTTGCACATTCTCAAGAATTTGAAGTGAAGGAAGTAGAG TTGTGGGGCTTTGTATTTCCTTCTAAGTATGAGGAAATAGTGGAATTGAGCAGAACAGAGGCACCTGGGATCTGTCGCTG A
- the LOC114421870 gene encoding uncharacterized protein LOC114421870 isoform X1: protein MGKKQSFRSKAAYFVSDLTTGLLNPISDNNNNNNKPPSLPPSGEEEKEDVGESKGGSDDVIIDGPDTSSFTAFLYSLLSTSDSGDKVGEADKKNDDEVAGDDSLLSDSATKESFVVKKSLFSRSKHSLGRAIHQMGGFSNRDSNYTDEGGVEMKRIVKEPLAVAVSGVGDHLPQISEPSMLVSEGVRNAVYASLPALIRGRKWFMLYSTWKHGISLSTLYRRSMLCPGMSLLVVGDRKGAVFGGLVEAPLRPSNKRKYQGTNNSFVFTNTSGCPVIYHPTGVNRYFTLCTTDFLAIGGGSHFALYLEGDLLNGSSSVSETYGNPCLAHSQEFEVKEVELWGFVFPSKYEEIVELSRTEAPGICRW from the exons ATGGGTAAAAAGCAATCTTTTCGGAGCAAAGCAGCCTACTTCGTTTCTGATCTCACCACTGGTCTTCTCAACCCTATTtctgacaacaacaacaacaacaacaaacccCCTTCTCTCCCTCCTTCC ggagaagaagaaaaagaagatgtGGGTGAGTCAAAGGGTGGTAGTGATGATGTGATAATTGATGGGCCTGATACTTCGTCCTTCACTGCGTTTCTCTATTCTCTGTTGTCTACTTCGGATTCCGGGGATAAAGTTGGTGAAGCTGATAAGAAGAATGATGATGAGGTGGCAGGTGATGACTCTTTACTATCAGACTCAGCCACGAAGGAAAGTTTTGTTGTGAAGAAAAGTTTGTTTTCCAGGAGCAAACATTCACTTGGTAGGGCCATTCACCAAATGGGTGGATTTAGCAACAGGGATAGCAATTACACCGACGAAGGTGGCGTTGAGATGAAGCGCATTGTGAAAGAGCCATTGGCTGTGGCTGTGTCTGGGGTTGGTGATCATCTGCCTCAAATTTCTGAGCCTTCAATGCTTGTTTCCGAGGGTGTGCGAAATGCGGTGTATGCTTCACTGCCGGCACTTATTCGTGGCCGGAAATGGTTTATGCTGTACAG CACTTGGAAACATGGTATATCACTTTCAACTCTTTACCGGCGAAGCATGCTTTGTCCTGGAATGAGCTTGCTG GTTGTTGGAGATCGTAAAGGGGCAGTGTTTGGTGGCTTGGTTGAAGCTCCTCTAAGACCATCCAACAAGAGAAAATACCAG GGAACAAACAATTCATTTGTTTTCACAAACACCTCTGGTTGTCCTGTTATATATCACCCAACAG GAGTAAACCGCTACTTCACACTTTGCACCACTGACTTCCTAGCAATTGGTGGCGGAAGTCATTTTGCACTTTATTTGGAGGGTGATCT ATTGAACGGATCAAGTTCGGTTTCAGAAACTTATGGGAATCCTTGCCTTGCACATTCTCAAGAATTTGAAGTGAAGGAAGTAGAG TTGTGGGGCTTTGTATTTCCTTCTAAGTATGAGGAAATAGTGGAATTGAGCAGAACAGAGGCACCTGGGATCTGTCGCTGGTAA
- the LOC114421870 gene encoding uncharacterized protein LOC114421870 isoform X3: MGKKQSFRSKAAYFVSDLTTGLLNPISDNNNNNNKPPSLPPSGEEEKEDVGESKGGSDDVIIDGPDTSSFTAFLYSLLSTSDSGDKVGEADKKNDDEVAGDDSLLSDSATKESFVVKKSLFSRSKHSLGRAIHQMGGFSNRDSNYTDEGGVEMKRIVKEPLAVAVSGVGDHLPQISEPSMLVSEGVRNAVYASLPALIRGRKWFMLYSTWKHGISLSTLYRRSMLCPGMSLLVVGDRKGAVFGGLVEAPLRPSNKRKYQGTNNSFVFTNTSGCPVIYHPTVLLNGGTMADFLPTDIGNL; the protein is encoded by the exons ATGGGTAAAAAGCAATCTTTTCGGAGCAAAGCAGCCTACTTCGTTTCTGATCTCACCACTGGTCTTCTCAACCCTATTtctgacaacaacaacaacaacaacaaacccCCTTCTCTCCCTCCTTCC ggagaagaagaaaaagaagatgtGGGTGAGTCAAAGGGTGGTAGTGATGATGTGATAATTGATGGGCCTGATACTTCGTCCTTCACTGCGTTTCTCTATTCTCTGTTGTCTACTTCGGATTCCGGGGATAAAGTTGGTGAAGCTGATAAGAAGAATGATGATGAGGTGGCAGGTGATGACTCTTTACTATCAGACTCAGCCACGAAGGAAAGTTTTGTTGTGAAGAAAAGTTTGTTTTCCAGGAGCAAACATTCACTTGGTAGGGCCATTCACCAAATGGGTGGATTTAGCAACAGGGATAGCAATTACACCGACGAAGGTGGCGTTGAGATGAAGCGCATTGTGAAAGAGCCATTGGCTGTGGCTGTGTCTGGGGTTGGTGATCATCTGCCTCAAATTTCTGAGCCTTCAATGCTTGTTTCCGAGGGTGTGCGAAATGCGGTGTATGCTTCACTGCCGGCACTTATTCGTGGCCGGAAATGGTTTATGCTGTACAG CACTTGGAAACATGGTATATCACTTTCAACTCTTTACCGGCGAAGCATGCTTTGTCCTGGAATGAGCTTGCTG GTTGTTGGAGATCGTAAAGGGGCAGTGTTTGGTGGCTTGGTTGAAGCTCCTCTAAGACCATCCAACAAGAGAAAATACCAG GGAACAAACAATTCATTTGTTTTCACAAACACCTCTGGTTGTCCTGTTATATATCACCCAACAG TGTTGTTAAATGGCGGCACCATGGCGGATTTTTTGCCAACCGacataggcaatttgtga
- the LOC114421870 gene encoding uncharacterized protein LOC114421870 isoform X4: MGKKQSFRSKAAYFVSDLTTGLLNPISDNNNNNNKPPSLPPSGEEEKEDVGESKGGSDDVIIDGPDTSSFTAFLYSLLSTSDSGDKVGEADKKNDDEVAGDDSLLSDSATKESFVVKKSLFSRSKHSLGRAIHQMGGFSNRDSNYTDEGGVEMKRIVKEPLAVAVSGVGDHLPQISEPSMLVSEGVRNAVYASLPALIRGRKWFMLYSTWKHGISLSTLYRRSMLCPGMSLLVVGDRKGAVFGGLVEAPLRPSNKRKYQGTNNSFVFTNTSGCPVIYHPTAMWNERIEVDLLR, encoded by the exons ATGGGTAAAAAGCAATCTTTTCGGAGCAAAGCAGCCTACTTCGTTTCTGATCTCACCACTGGTCTTCTCAACCCTATTtctgacaacaacaacaacaacaacaaacccCCTTCTCTCCCTCCTTCC ggagaagaagaaaaagaagatgtGGGTGAGTCAAAGGGTGGTAGTGATGATGTGATAATTGATGGGCCTGATACTTCGTCCTTCACTGCGTTTCTCTATTCTCTGTTGTCTACTTCGGATTCCGGGGATAAAGTTGGTGAAGCTGATAAGAAGAATGATGATGAGGTGGCAGGTGATGACTCTTTACTATCAGACTCAGCCACGAAGGAAAGTTTTGTTGTGAAGAAAAGTTTGTTTTCCAGGAGCAAACATTCACTTGGTAGGGCCATTCACCAAATGGGTGGATTTAGCAACAGGGATAGCAATTACACCGACGAAGGTGGCGTTGAGATGAAGCGCATTGTGAAAGAGCCATTGGCTGTGGCTGTGTCTGGGGTTGGTGATCATCTGCCTCAAATTTCTGAGCCTTCAATGCTTGTTTCCGAGGGTGTGCGAAATGCGGTGTATGCTTCACTGCCGGCACTTATTCGTGGCCGGAAATGGTTTATGCTGTACAG CACTTGGAAACATGGTATATCACTTTCAACTCTTTACCGGCGAAGCATGCTTTGTCCTGGAATGAGCTTGCTG GTTGTTGGAGATCGTAAAGGGGCAGTGTTTGGTGGCTTGGTTGAAGCTCCTCTAAGACCATCCAACAAGAGAAAATACCAG GGAACAAACAATTCATTTGTTTTCACAAACACCTCTGGTTGTCCTGTTATATATCACCCAACAG CTATGTGGAATGAGAGAATTGAAGTTGATTTATTGAGATGA
- the LOC114421871 gene encoding uncharacterized protein LOC114421871 produces MGKMCKNKKQAGGHGPPREQTDTQEQEMDIRKIMKDVENFSYSHMSWKERKKIENRNVVSLGGKPQKNQRLPLSVARPMMKKQKEREQKMLQERLILGQFGGKLGGSSKRSAGKHKPGNRGLKSSEGHFRNGILNVKHLLNSTASRDRETGTNMSNTWKGKGGKKKNGNKGAGGKKHRSAHPCE; encoded by the exons ATGGGAAAGATGTGCAAGAATAAGAAACAAGCTGGTGGGCATGGACCTCCAAGAGAGCAAACTGATACACAGGAACAAGAAATGGACATAAGGAAGATTATGAAAGATGTTGAAAATTTTA GCTACTCACATATGTCATGGAAAGAACGCAAAAAGATTGAAAATAGGAATGTTGTTTCTCTTGGTGGGAAG CCCCAAAAGAATCAGAGATTACCTTTAAGTGTGGCTCGACCAATGATGAAGAAACAAAAGGAGAGGGAGCAGAAAATGCTCCAAGAG CGTTTGATTCTTGGACAATTTGGGGGAAAGCTTGGTGGTAGCAGTAAAAGATCTGCTGGGAAGCACAAGCCAGGAAACAGGGGTCTGAAATCAAGCGAAGGTCATTTTAGAAATGGCATACTCAATGTGAAGCATTTGTTAAATTCAACAGCATCAAGAGATCGTGAAACTGGAACCAATATGTCCAATACATGGAAAGGGAAAGGTGGTAAGAAGAAAAATGGCAACAAGGGTGCTGGTGGTAAGAAGCACCGTTCAGCGCATCCTTGTGAATAA
- the LOC114421872 gene encoding annexin D2-like: MATLKVPAQLPSPLEDSEQLRKAFQGWGTNEGLIISILGHRNAAQRKLIREAYSTTHGEDLLKDLDKELSSDFERAVMVWTLDPSERDAFLANEATKMLTSNNWVILEIASTRSSLDLLKAKQAYQARFKKSLEEDVAYHTKGDIRKLLVPLVSTFRYEGDEVNMTLAKSEAKLLHQKIAEKAYNDEDLIRILSTRSKAQLTATLNQYNNEFGNAINKDLKTDPKDEYLQLLRAAIKCLTYPEKYFAKVLRLAINKLGTDEGALTRVVTTRAEVDLQRIAEEYQRRNSIPLDRAIASDTSGDYQSILLALVGHED; this comes from the exons ATGGCGACGTTGAAGGTTCCTGCACAACTTCCTTCTCCATTGGAAGACAGTGAGCAATTGCGAAAAGCTTTTCAAG GGTGGGGAACGAATGAAGGATTGATAATATCAATCCTGGGTCACAGAAACGCGGCTCAGCGTAAGTTGATTCGTGAAGCTTATAGTACAACCCATGGAGAAGATCTTCTTAAAGATTTAGACAAAGAACTTTCAAGTGACTTTGAG CGGGCTGTGATGGTTTGGACATTGGATCCTTCTGAGCGTGATGCCTTTTTAGCAAATGAAGCCACTAAGATGTTGACTTCAAACAATTGGGTCATTTTGGAAATTGCTTCCACTAGATCTTCACTTGACCTCCTAAAGGCAAAACAAGCATATCAAGCCCGTTTCAAAAAGTCCCTTGAAGAAGACGTTGCCTATCATACTAAAGGGGACATCCGCAAG CTATTGGTTCCTCTTGTGAGCACATTCCGTTATGAGGGGGATGAGGTGAACATGACATTGGCAAAATCTGAGGCTAAACTGCTTCACCAGAAGATTGCAGAGAAGGCCTACAACGACGAGGACCTGATCAGGATTTTGTCAACAAGGAGTAAAGCACAGTTAACAGCAACACTAAATCAGTACAACAATGAGTTCGGGAATGCCATAAACAAG GATCTGAAAACTGATCCAAAAGATGAATATCTGCAATTATTGAGGGCAGCCATTAAGTGCTTGACTTACCCTGAGAAATATTTTGCAAAAGTCTTGAGGCTGGCTATAAACAAGCTAGGAACTGATGAAGGGGCCCTTACTAGAGTGGTGACAACCAGAGCTGAGGTTGATTTACAGCGAATTGCTGAGGAATACCAAAGAAGAAACAGCATTCCTCTGGACCGCGCAATAGCCAGTGACACTTCTGGAGACTATCAGAGCATTCTCCTTGCACTGGTTGGACATGAGGATTaa